In Pyricularia oryzae 70-15 chromosome 2, whole genome shotgun sequence, one genomic interval encodes:
- a CDS encoding proteasome component PUP2 yields MFMARSEYDRGINTFSPEGRLFQVEYSLEAIKLGSTAIGVATSEGVVLGVEKRVTSTLLETSSVEKIVEIDRHIGCAMSGLQADARSMVEHARVECQSHAFNYNEDLRVESCTQAICDLALRFGESADGEESIMSRPFGVALLIAGYDEDGPQLYHAEPSGTFYRYDAKAIGSGSEGAQAELQNEYHKSLSITDAETLVLKTLKQVMEEKLDAKNVQLASVTKEKGFRIYTDEEMATVVSRLPAN; encoded by the exons ATGTTTATGGCAAGATCAGAATACG ACCGGGGTATCAA CACCTTCTCCCCGGAAGGTCGTCTCTTCCAGGTCGAATACTCCCTCGAGGCCATCAAGCTCGGTAGCACGGCCATCGGCGTGGCGACATCAGAGGGCGTGGTTCTGGGCGTCGAAAAGCGCGTGACGTCGACGCTGCTCGAGACGTCGTCTGTTGAGAAGATTGTCGAGATCGACCGCCACATCGGTTGCGCCATGTCGGGACTGCAGGCCGACGCCCGCAGCATGGTCGAGCATGCCCGCGTCGAGTGCCAGTCCCACGCCTTCAATTACAACGAGGACCTACGTGTCGAGTCGTGCACCCAGGCCATCTGTGACCTGGCCCTGCGCTTCGGCGAGAGcgccgacggcgaggagTCCATCATGAGTCGTCCTTTTGGCGTCGCCCTGCTCATCGCCGGctacgacgaggacggcCCTCAGCTCTACCACGCCGAGCCCAGCGGAACCTTTTACCGCTACGACGCCAAGGCCATCGGTAGCGGCTCCGAGGGCGCCCAGGCGGAGCTGCAGAACGAGTACCACAAG TCCCTGAGCATCACCGATGCCGAGACCCTGGTGCTCAAGACGTTGAAGCAGGTCATGGAGGAGAAGCTGGATGCCAAGAATGTCCAGCTGGCGAGTGTAACCAAGGAGAAGGGCTTCAGAATATACACAGATGAGGAGATGGCAACCGTCGTTTCCCGGTTACCTGCAAACTAG
- a CDS encoding spindle pole body component produces the protein MSSTAARSVAADKMKKANGAGLAADSTTRSGTSRSRMNSTANNINNNNNNNNNNNNGNNPNDTSFRSERERHNARYKEASPQPDSQSNSQTSHGYAQTSHKRSASGNLRPVSKLEERRTEKVKVTTRETVVSRTRSPDRRGVQPPHREQRGSDLGKHRVATELRPKDNRPEQPQTVWEPEASLLPLTTAPLASRISIPPLASHQPAALQPRPLYELPLAAQEALILEDLLYVFMGIEGQYIRYAKVYNPNEERDRLTGPTFRILPGLDPSLQDLTASMLRMATHYSALMEFVDVQSRDEFGTVNHALCASIRKLLQDYLVLIAQLETQFLTDDGFTLQVLNIHLLPTSHMMLQLHGLAHELLKKNALLDDESDESSDDDDPNDYDKIVNQLREGGDIIPGNMGGKKISKGGAVLGIITSRLDTMSGDPAARALLTTLLKDASRPYMAMLNEWLHHGAINDPHAEFLVKEQRSIRRDRLEQDYTDEYWERRYTIRDQDVPPQLQGLKDKVLLAGKYLNVVRECGGVDVSKQVKDVPLTFDDPRFLDNVHNAYAHANESLMQLLLTAHSLPARLGSMKHYFFLDPSDYFSYFLELGAAELKRPVKSVNTSKLQSLLDLVLRQPGTVVSLDPFKEDVKVEMNEVPLIKSLQRVVNITGLDVGETFQPSTSMPSETDKSAIGFNCLQLDYAVPFPVSLVISRKTVWRYQALFRYLLSLRHLESLLSNHWQAHNQWALWTRRSSSHRIEVFKRRVLTLRARMLVFVQQLLYFCTAEVIQPNWHKFMQSLEKKEGAKGLTRTVDELMQDHVGFLDTCLKECMLTNSKLLKINAKLMHTVLLFATYSRWFNQELKKADPDLAGPTKPAGMSDRDWALIQALPTESKSSSGGEKPRDNMFEILAKWEVNFSRHLHIMLDSLNHYAATETVVLLSLCARLSAASEGIETPGAREPDNDST, from the exons ATGTCGTCGACAGCCGCCAGATCGGTTGCTGCCGACAAGATGAAGAAAGCCAATGGCGCAGGACTAGCAGCAGATTCAACGACAAGATCGGGCACGTCGCGTTCCCGAATGAACTCCACCGCAAacaacatcaacaacaacaacaacaacaacaacaacaacaacaacggcaACAACCCAAACGACACCAGCTTCAGGAGCGAGCGCGAACGGCATAATGCGCGATACAAGGAGGCCTCGCCCCAGCCCGACTCCCAGTCCAACTCTCAGACCAGCCATGGCTATGCCCAGACGTCCCATAAGAGGtccgcctcgggcaaccTGCGCCCAGTTAGCAAACTTGAGGAGCGACGAACCGAAAAGGTCAAGGTGACAACCCGCGAGACGGTCGTGTCCCGCACCAGGAGTCCGGACCGCCGCGGCGTGCAGCCACCGCACAGGGAGCAGAGGGGCAGCGACCTCGGAAAGCATAGGGTGGCCACCGAATTGCGGCCCAAGGACAATCGCCCTGAACAGCCGCAGACGGTCTGGGAGCCCGAGGCGTCGCTCCTGCCTCTCACTACGGCGCCCTTGGCCTCGCGTATCTCCATCCCACCCCTGGCGTCACATCAGCCTGCCGCCCTGCAGCCCAGGCCCTTGTATGAACTTCCGCTCGCTGCTCAGGAGGCCTTGATCTTGGAGGATCTGCTTTATGTATTTATGGGTATTGAGGGCCAGTACATCCGCTACGCCAAAGTCTATAACCCCAATGAAGAACGAGATCGCCTCACCGGTCCCACCTTCAGGATTCTTCCAGGCTTGGATCCCAGCTTACAGGACCTGACCGCCTCAATGCTGAGGATGGCCACCCACTACTCGGCGCTCATGGAGTTTGTGGATGTACAGAGCAGGGATGAGTTTGGGACTGTCAACCATGCTCTCTGCGCCTCTATACGGAAACTCCTCCAGGACTACCTCGTATTGATCGCGCAATTAGAGACCCAATTCTTGACGGACGATGGTTTCACCCTCCAAGTACTCAATATTCATCTGCTTCCAACAAGTCACATGATGCTACAGCTACATGGCCTGGCGCACGAGCTGCTGAAGAAAAACGCCCTTTTGGACGATGAGAGTGATGAATCaagtgacgatgacgaccccAATGACTATGACAAGATTGTCAACCAGTTGAGGGAAGGTGGTGACATTATCCCGGGAAACATGGGTGGCAAGAAAATATCCAAAGGCGGTGCCGTTTTGGGCATCATCACAAGCAGACTTGACACAATGTCAGGAGACCCCGCAGCTCGCGCACTGTTGACGACGCTGCTAAAGGATGCCAGCAGGCCTTATATGGCCATGCTCAACGAGTGGCTGCATCACGGTGCAATCAACGATCCACATGCCGAGTTCCTGGTCAaggagcaaagaagcatcCGCAGGGACAGGCTTGAGCAGGATTATACAGACGAATACTGGGAGAGACGATACACCATTCGAGACCAGGACGTGCCTCCACAGCTGCAAGGATTGAAGGATAAGGTACTACTTGCTGGGAAATATTTAAATGTCGTGCGGGAATGTGGCGGTGTCGACGTCAGCAAACAAGTCAAGGACGTCCCCCTGACTTTTGATGATCCTCGCTTTCTGGACAATGTGCACAATGCCTACGCTCATGCGAACGAATCTCTGATGCAGCTGTTGTTGACAGCGCACTCGCTACCTGCTAGGCTGGGCTCGATGAAACACTACTTCTTTCTCGACCCGTCGGACTACTTTTCGTACTTCCTCGAGCTTGGCGCCGCGGAGCTTAAGAGGCCCGTCAAGTCGGTCAACACGAGCAAGCTTCAGTCATTGCTGGACCTGGTATTGCGCCAGCCTGGCACGGTGGTGTCTCTTGACCCGTTCAAGGAGGACGTCAAGGTCGAGATGAATGAGGTCCCTCTGATCAAGTCACTCCAGCGGGTGGTCAACATTACCGGTCTTGATGTGGGTGAAACATTTCAGCCCTCGACAAGCATGCCCTCTGAGACGGACAAGAGTGCCATTGGATTCAACTGCTTGCAACTCGACTATGCAGTGCCATTTCCGGTCTCTTTGGTTATCAGCCGAAAGACTGTGTGGCGTTACCAGGCTCTGTTTCGTTACCTGCTGTCTCTACGTCACCTCGAGTCTCTTTTGTCGAACCATTGGCAGGCTCACAACCAATGGGCACTTTGGACTCGCCGAAGCTCATCGCACCGTATCGAGGTATTCAAGAGGCGCGTCCTCACGCTGCGTGCGCGAATGCTGGTGTTTGTCCAACAGCTGCTCTATTTCTGCACGGCTGAGGTCATCCAGCCAAACTGGCATAAATTCATGCAGAGCCTCGAGAAAAAGGAGGGTGCCAAAGGATTGACGCGGACCGTGGACGAGTTGATGCAGGACCACGTGGGCTTTTTAGACACGTGCCTAAAGGAGTGCATGCTTACGAACAGTAAGCTCCTAAAG ATCAACGCCAAACTCATGCACACGGTCTTACTCTTTGCCACCTACAGCAGGTGGTTTAATCAGGAGTTGAAAAAGGCAGACCCTGATTTGGCAGGACCAACAAAGCCGGCGGGCATGTCAGATCGGGACTGGGCGCTCATCCAGGCCCTACCCACAGAGAGCAAATCCTCATCGGGTGGGGAGAAGCCGAGAGACAACATGTTTGAAATCCTTGCCAAGTGGGAGGTAAACTTTAGTCGACACCTACACATCATGCTAGACTCGCTGAACCACTACGCCGCGACGGAGACGGTGGTGTTGTTGAGCTTATGCGCCCGGCTTAGCGCGGCAAGCGAGGGTATTGAGACCCCCGGGGCAAGGGAACCGGACAACGATAGCACCTGA
- a CDS encoding ribosomal RNA-processing protein 8 gives MFAVPGWSLSADKLKTETVAKSSNAPAAAPSRKRKRAKAPVEDVTKDNVTDLWEQIIENKEKAKGATSSKPKDSKRQKAKKGDRPPGGAAAAPTPNAQPKPDQASPVDGDSASKSEKKSKNRNNKKQRGTDEAAESSPTTAALAPAAAGKPPPPPPKLTPLQASMRAKLISARFRHLNETLYTRPSEEAYKLFDDSPEMFAEYHEGFRQQVEVWPENPVDGYIADIRARGAVRPPPSFHNKNGRRPPKRQLAPGPGELEPLPRTAGTCTVADLGCGDGRLGIEMQPLAEKLRVQVLSFDLHSPAPHVTKADMANVPLPDGSVNVAVFCLALMGTNWPAFIEEAYRLLHWKGELWVAEIKSRFAPAGARNKKGGAAVVDHSVGKRRKKSAKGGEDGDANGQVEALAVEVDGADDRRGETDVSAFVEILTRRGFVLSGNGGDGIDLSNKMFVKMRFIKGAAPTVGKCVTKTPKPLEITGLSKKRGPEVPDVPDVTEEAKALKPCVYKIR, from the coding sequence ATGTTTGCCGTCCCTGGATGGTCGCTTTCTGCAGACAAGCTCAAAACAGAGACTGTAGCAAAATCTTCAAATGCCCCAGCGGCTGCACCctcaaggaaaagaaagagagctAAAGCTCCCGTCGAAGATGTAACCAAGGACAATGTCACAGACCTCTGGGAGCAGATCATTGAAAACAAGGAGAAAGCCAAGGGCGCGACTTCTTCCAAGCCAAAGGACAGCAAGCGGCAAAAGGCGAAGAAAGGTGACCGCCCTCCTggcggagcagcagcagcgccaacGCCAAATGCTCAGCCAAAACCTGACCAGGCGAGTCCCGTAGACGGAGACTCGGCCAGCAAGTCAGAGAAAAAATCTAAGAACAGGAACAACAAGAAGCAACGCGGCACAGATGAAGCTGCCGAATCCTCGCCTACGACAGCAGCCctagcaccagcagcagcgggcaagccgccgccgccgccgccaaagctCACGCCGCTGCAGGCATCTATGCGTGCCAAGCTCATCTCTGCTCGCTTCAGGCACCTCAACGAGACGCTGTATACGCGTCCGTCAGAGGAGGCTTACAAGCTGTTTGACGACTCGCCCGAGATGTTTGCCGAGTACCATGAGGGATTCCGCCAGCAAGTCGAGGTTTGGCCCGAAAACCCCGTGGACGGCTACATTGCCGACATCCGCGCTCGTGGCGCCGtccggccgccgccgtcattCCACAACAAGAACGGCAGGCGACCCCCGAAGAGGCAGCTGGCGCCCGGCCCCGGCGAGCTCGAACCTCTCCCGCGTACCGCTGGCACTTGCACCGTGGCAGACTTGGGCTGCGGTGACGGTCGGCTGGGCATCGAAATGCAGCCcctggccgagaagctgcgcgTCCAGGTCCTCAGCTTCGATCTGCACAGCCCGGCGCCGCACGTCACCAAGGCCGACATGGCCAACGTGCCCCTCCCGGACGGCTCGGTCAACGTCGCTGTCTTCTGTCTCGCCCTGATGGGGACTAACTGGCCGGCCTTCATCGAGGAGGCCTACCGACTGCTGCACTGGAAGGGCGAGTTGTGGGTGGCCGAGATCAAGAGCCGGTTCGCGCCGGCCGGTGCCAGGAACAAGAAAGGCGGCGCGGCCGTCGTTGACCACAGTGTTGGCAAGAGGCGCAAGAAGTCGGCCAAGGGAGGTGAAGATGGGGATGCTAATGGCCAGGTAGAGGCGCTTGCTGTCGAGGTTGACGGAGCCGATGACAGGCGAGGCGAGACCGACGTCTCGGCTTTCGTGGAAATCCTAACAAGGCGGGGTTTTGTTCTTTCCGGCAACGGTGGCGATGGGATTGACCTGAGCAACAAGATGTTTGTCAAGATGCGTTTCATCAAGGGAGCAGCTCCCACGGTCGGCAAGTGCGTGACCAAGACCCCCAAGCCGCTGGAAATCACTGGTTTGtccaagaaacgtgggccgGAGGTTCCTGACGTACCGGATGTGACGGAGGAGGCCAAAGCTCTCAAACCGTGTGTGTACAAGATCCGTTGA